One Azospirillum sp. B510 genomic window carries:
- a CDS encoding metal ABC transporter solute-binding protein, Zn/Mn family: MKRTFAASLAAALALFALPALAEPVKVVATFTILGDMVHQIGGDEVAVTTLVGPNGDAHVYEPTPADARALSGAALVVTNGLGMEGWMDRLVKASGYKGPITVTSTGVKPIAGEEEHEEAGHDHDHGHEHGHAFDPHAWQSVANARIYADNILKGLIAVAPDKADALRANHAAFRSKLDAVETEIKTALKPIPRKDRKIVTSHDAFGYYGKTYGVTFLAPVGLSTEAEPAAGDIAKLIRQIKKDRIKAVFVENIADPRLLEQISRETGARIGGRVYSDALSPADGPAATYIDMMRQNLQQFVKALAPSS; the protein is encoded by the coding sequence ATGAAACGCACATTCGCCGCCTCGCTGGCGGCGGCCCTGGCGCTGTTCGCCCTTCCCGCCCTGGCCGAGCCGGTCAAGGTGGTCGCCACCTTCACCATCCTCGGCGACATGGTCCACCAGATCGGCGGCGACGAGGTCGCGGTAACCACGCTGGTCGGCCCCAACGGCGACGCCCATGTCTATGAGCCGACTCCGGCCGATGCCCGCGCGCTGAGCGGCGCCGCCCTCGTCGTCACCAACGGGCTGGGGATGGAAGGCTGGATGGACCGGCTGGTCAAGGCGTCGGGCTACAAGGGGCCGATCACCGTCACCAGCACCGGCGTCAAGCCGATCGCCGGCGAGGAGGAACATGAGGAGGCCGGGCATGATCATGACCATGGGCATGAGCACGGTCATGCCTTCGACCCGCATGCCTGGCAGTCGGTCGCCAACGCCAGGATCTATGCCGACAACATCCTGAAGGGGCTGATCGCCGTCGCCCCCGACAAGGCCGACGCGCTGCGCGCCAACCACGCCGCCTTCCGGTCCAAGCTCGACGCGGTCGAGACCGAGATCAAGACGGCGCTGAAGCCGATTCCGCGCAAGGACCGCAAGATCGTCACCTCGCACGATGCCTTCGGCTATTACGGCAAGACCTATGGCGTCACCTTCCTCGCCCCGGTCGGCCTGTCGACCGAGGCGGAACCGGCGGCCGGCGACATCGCCAAGCTGATCCGCCAAATCAAGAAGGACAGGATCAAGGCGGTCTTTGTCGAGAACATCGCCGACCCGCGCCTGCTCGAACAGATCAGCCGGGAAACCGGAGCGCGCATCGGCGGACGGGTCTATTCCGACGCGCTGTCGCCGGCGGACGGCCCTGCCGCGACCTACATCGACATGATGCGTCAGAACCTCCAGCAATTCGTCAAGGCTCTGGCGCCCAGCTCTTGA
- a CDS encoding metal ABC transporter permease: MTLSELAIDPFLEFAFMRRALAACLALSLGCGPVGVMLVLRRMSLMGDAMSHAVLPGAAIGFLAAGLSLWAMGIGGFLAGLAVALLAGLVSRVTSLREDASFAAFYLISLAGGVLIVSLRGSNIDLMHVLFGTILAVDDDGLLLVAGIATATLLTLALLYRPLVVECFDPGFLRAVGGSRGRLGAVCHLIFLVLVVLNLVGGFQALGTLMAVGLMMLPAASARFWAEGITTLALTAMALAFASGVGGLLLSYHLNLPSGPAIVLVAGAGYLLSLSLGRVGSLRIRWFPGRHLEA; the protein is encoded by the coding sequence ATGACCCTTTCCGAACTGGCGATCGACCCCTTCCTGGAATTCGCCTTCATGCGCCGCGCGCTCGCCGCCTGCCTGGCGTTGTCGCTGGGCTGCGGCCCGGTCGGGGTGATGCTGGTGCTGCGGCGGATGAGCCTGATGGGCGACGCCATGTCCCATGCGGTGCTGCCGGGCGCCGCCATCGGCTTTCTCGCCGCCGGCCTGTCATTGTGGGCGATGGGGATCGGCGGCTTCCTCGCCGGGCTGGCGGTGGCGCTGCTGGCCGGGCTGGTGTCGCGGGTGACCTCGCTGCGCGAGGACGCCAGCTTCGCCGCCTTCTACCTGATCTCGCTGGCCGGCGGGGTGCTGATCGTCTCGCTGCGCGGCAGCAACATCGACCTGATGCATGTGTTGTTCGGCACCATCCTGGCGGTCGACGACGACGGGCTGCTGCTGGTCGCCGGCATCGCCACCGCCACGCTGCTGACACTGGCCCTGCTCTACCGCCCGCTGGTGGTGGAATGCTTCGACCCCGGCTTCCTGCGTGCGGTTGGCGGATCGCGCGGCCGGCTGGGCGCCGTCTGCCATCTGATCTTCCTGGTGCTGGTGGTGCTCAATCTGGTCGGCGGCTTCCAGGCGCTCGGCACGCTGATGGCGGTCGGCCTGATGATGCTTCCCGCCGCGTCCGCCCGCTTCTGGGCGGAGGGGATCACCACCCTGGCGCTGACCGCCATGGCGCTGGCCTTCGCCTCGGGCGTCGGCGGGCTGCTGCTGTCCTACCATCTGAACCTGCCGTCCGGCCCGGCCATCGTCCTGGTCGCCGGGGCCGGCTATCTGCTGTCCCTGTCCCTGGGCCGGGTCGGCAGCCTGCGCATCCGCTGGTTTCCCGGCCGCCATCTGGAGGCCTGA